Proteins encoded by one window of Halobaculum halobium:
- a CDS encoding SWIM zinc finger family protein: MTPADALRQLAPTTRVLKRAQYEAFEFSIRTDGIHVRNASYADPENHEYLVTLSEEIPAACTCPADARFDGACKHRVAVAIRSPVLAAARDVSTTRVAADGGERGAVTPRRSPVDTDSIDEDDTPAGGGDVETPEDCECDGLDGFPCWACVDAGRRTVPE, encoded by the coding sequence ATGACTCCAGCAGACGCACTCAGACAGCTAGCACCGACAACGCGCGTCCTCAAGCGTGCACAATACGAAGCATTCGAGTTCTCCATCCGAACTGACGGCATCCACGTCAGGAATGCGAGTTACGCGGATCCTGAGAATCACGAGTATCTCGTGACGCTCTCAGAGGAGATTCCAGCGGCGTGTACGTGCCCCGCGGATGCGCGGTTCGACGGGGCGTGCAAACACCGGGTTGCCGTCGCGATTCGAAGTCCCGTGCTGGCTGCAGCACGCGACGTGAGCACGACCCGCGTTGCGGCCGACGGTGGGGAGCGTGGCGCGGTCACTCCCCGTAGATCGCCCGTCGATACCGACTCGATCGACGAGGACGACACACCTGCAGGCGGTGGCGACGTGGAGACCCCCGAAGACTGCGAGTGCGACGGCCTCGATGGCTTCCCGTGCTGGGCATGTGTGGATGCGGGTCGCCGCACAGTCCCCGAGTAG
- a CDS encoding orc1/cdc6 family replication initiation protein: MSGPFSDVGNTIFENKSVLTESYQPDTILERDEEIEAYSHALQDILFGREPENIFLYGKAGLGKTAVTTYMMNELLAEVDTRPEADHVHIHKINCNGRTLFMVVRELVNELLPENASPFPKRGLGTGDAFDELYAQLDRIGGTHLFVIDEIDHLEDVNTLLYELPRARANDHISNAFVGIVGISNDYTFRQSLSPKVKDTLMETEISFSPYDAAELQTILQYRADKAFRDGVCKQSAIAKAAALAAQDMGNARQAIDFLRVGSEVAERTGEAHVTDEHIERARGLVRRGRLENKIRDQTEHAQYILEAIARLAETDDLPARSKAVQTVYETVADSHGATPLTTLKSVQDHLSDLQMLGFLIRHERNHGRSGGQYYEYELNLDQEIILETRAEIARHT; this comes from the coding sequence ATGTCGGGCCCGTTCAGTGATGTGGGAAACACGATCTTCGAAAACAAATCCGTTCTCACCGAAAGCTATCAACCGGATACGATTCTAGAGCGGGATGAGGAGATCGAAGCCTACAGTCACGCACTACAGGATATCCTGTTCGGTCGCGAACCCGAGAACATTTTCTTGTACGGTAAAGCTGGACTCGGGAAGACTGCCGTGACGACGTATATGATGAACGAGCTGCTGGCTGAAGTGGATACCCGTCCTGAAGCAGACCACGTCCACATCCACAAAATCAATTGTAACGGCCGAACGCTGTTCATGGTAGTCCGCGAACTGGTGAATGAACTCTTACCAGAGAACGCGAGTCCGTTTCCGAAACGCGGACTCGGAACTGGGGACGCATTCGACGAACTATATGCGCAACTCGACCGGATCGGCGGGACGCATCTGTTCGTTATTGATGAGATTGACCACCTGGAGGACGTGAACACGCTACTGTATGAGCTCCCACGGGCACGGGCAAACGACCATATCTCAAACGCGTTCGTTGGAATCGTTGGAATCAGCAACGACTACACGTTTCGACAGTCGCTCTCCCCAAAAGTCAAAGATACACTGATGGAAACCGAGATATCCTTCAGTCCGTACGACGCCGCTGAGCTTCAGACAATTCTCCAGTACCGTGCCGACAAGGCGTTTCGTGATGGCGTCTGTAAGCAGTCTGCGATCGCGAAGGCCGCCGCCCTCGCAGCGCAGGACATGGGAAATGCACGACAAGCGATCGATTTCCTGCGGGTTGGCTCTGAGGTTGCAGAACGAACTGGCGAAGCTCACGTGACCGACGAACACATTGAGCGGGCGCGAGGACTCGTCAGGCGCGGTCGATTGGAGAACAAGATCCGCGATCAGACTGAACACGCCCAGTACATCCTCGAGGCGATTGCACGGCTGGCAGAGACAGACGACTTACCGGCGCGTTCGAAGGCGGTCCAAACAGTGTATGAAACTGTTGCTGACTCACACGGTGCGACGCCACTGACGACACTCAAAAGCGTTCAAGATCATCTCTCTGACCTCCAGATGCTTGGGTTTCTCATTCGCCACGAGCGAAACCACGGGCGCAGTGGGGGGCAGTACTACGAGTATGAACTCAACCTCGATCAGGAGATCATCCTTGAGACTCGGGCGGAAATCGCGCGCCACACGTAG
- a CDS encoding transcription initiation factor IIB, with protein sequence MTTEIDYFDEQYDDEYGGELPTATCPECEGGLRTDGGETACTACGLLIDEYRYDHGATPRSFAECDQSREQVGAPLTETRHDRGLSTTIGRGRDANGAFLTGKKRAQLQRLRREDSRGLFASKAERNLAAALSEIARLTSALELDRATRELASRIYREAQTHDLIVGRSIEGMAAASVYAGCRCGSSTRTLASIAAVSHCSTEEIRARYSVLNTELGLEAEPPTPMETLARLASEFDVPAAVRARATDVATAVFEVKRGTGCNPAGIAAACVYLAAREHDVPLLQRAVAEAAGVTDVTLRARMNDAAAIGAIES encoded by the coding sequence ATGACGACAGAGATCGACTACTTCGACGAGCAGTACGATGACGAATACGGCGGCGAGCTCCCGACAGCGACCTGCCCAGAATGCGAAGGTGGGCTTCGAACCGACGGCGGCGAGACAGCGTGCACGGCGTGTGGACTACTCATCGACGAGTATCGCTACGATCACGGTGCGACGCCGCGGTCGTTCGCTGAGTGTGACCAGAGCCGAGAACAGGTGGGTGCACCACTCACGGAGACGCGCCATGACCGCGGCCTCTCGACGACGATCGGCCGCGGAAGGGACGCGAATGGTGCGTTCCTCACCGGGAAGAAGCGTGCGCAACTCCAGCGCCTTCGGCGTGAGGATAGCCGTGGGCTGTTCGCGTCGAAAGCCGAGCGGAATCTCGCGGCCGCTCTGAGTGAGATCGCCCGGCTCACGAGTGCACTCGAACTCGACCGGGCAACGCGCGAACTTGCCTCGCGGATCTACCGGGAGGCCCAGACACACGACTTGATTGTCGGGCGGTCGATCGAGGGGATGGCAGCCGCGAGTGTGTATGCTGGCTGTCGGTGTGGCTCGAGCACCCGGACCCTTGCGTCGATCGCGGCGGTCTCACACTGTTCGACGGAGGAGATTCGCGCGCGATACAGCGTGCTCAACACGGAACTGGGCCTTGAAGCAGAGCCACCAACACCCATGGAGACACTCGCCCGCCTCGCGAGCGAGTTCGACGTGCCCGCGGCGGTCCGCGCGAGAGCGACCGACGTGGCCACAGCGGTTTTCGAGGTGAAGCGTGGGACCGGATGCAATCCGGCCGGGATCGCAGCCGCGTGTGTGTATCTCGCGGCTCGCGAACACGATGTTCCGCTTCTCCAGCGAGCGGTCGCGGAGGCAGCGGGCGTGACAGATGTGACGCTTCGAGCGCGGATGAATGACGCTGCGGCGATTGGCGCGATCGAGTCGTAA
- a CDS encoding glycosyltransferase family 39 protein: MRSVAEIEEHTGIDKNDDETIKEYVKRASEKSKLSRQQGEKLAEALASSVNAPDESLDEEVISLFEDLVSSVDYASSATKSSQKSEPESHSPASMDSTDASKASCAPITRSDEITSDILLSEISKHVRFEDSTQKVTEDLRFGQLNLAFRLVRYLPVAFLIPLLTTKIPLSLSPAREYAGYYQAFAFIRDPIQSFTYITLQESDAALHLSSILASPLVALGYVEGGRLVSFGATVVAAVCLAVVAKELFGRRVALLAPVALLANPYFIRYSWTIYPESVSVATTVAALAAILKYIRTSDEKWFYVSIAVALLGITNHSWEAIIGLPLVIVLLWRSEWKKITTTTIAIFSMVGMMFIATGFQPNPAETMKYAVINTGPGLLWSGEWWSRWFQVINRWPMPPYFAAHRLHMLLAFPTIGFWSWTARQRELGPDVMVGWLISGLTIPFFLPGGVNHSYYLWGLMAPMSLTAAALVGQIVDKIEQERTKGSAQACLRVIAIFAVIVASGSIVVHEGSLGPTQDAVDNFAYPASGPAGYTGGVALGRELKAHGVESRSDVVFVGNWSYNSFNGFYRGDAVRILTYSGVPMNGTWHYGAVPGARETSPELVDSKTQVNRDHCEAMVIRYNNGSTTVDGC; the protein is encoded by the coding sequence ATGAGATCAGTCGCAGAAATTGAGGAACATACTGGGATCGATAAAAACGATGATGAGACGATCAAGGAATACGTCAAGCGGGCATCGGAGAAGTCGAAGCTGTCTCGTCAACAGGGGGAGAAACTGGCCGAGGCTTTGGCAAGCTCGGTAAATGCACCAGATGAATCGTTGGACGAAGAGGTGATCTCGCTGTTTGAAGATCTAGTTTCGTCTGTCGATTACGCATCGTCAGCTACCAAATCATCACAAAAATCAGAGCCTGAGTCTCATTCTCCTGCCAGTATGGATAGTACAGACGCAAGCAAAGCTTCATGCGCGCCTATCACACGATCTGATGAAATTACTTCAGACATACTCCTATCAGAGATATCTAAACACGTCCGCTTCGAGGATTCTACCCAAAAGGTCACTGAAGATCTTCGATTCGGACAACTCAATCTCGCGTTTCGGTTGGTTCGGTACCTCCCAGTAGCTTTTCTAATCCCACTTCTGACAACAAAGATTCCACTCTCGCTTAGCCCAGCGCGGGAGTACGCAGGTTATTATCAAGCATTCGCATTTATTCGGGACCCTATTCAGTCGTTTACTTACATCACTCTGCAAGAATCTGACGCGGCGCTCCACCTCTCATCGATCTTAGCAAGTCCGCTTGTCGCACTCGGGTACGTTGAGGGAGGGAGGTTGGTTAGTTTCGGTGCAACAGTAGTTGCAGCAGTTTGCCTTGCCGTCGTTGCGAAGGAACTGTTCGGACGGAGGGTCGCCCTTTTAGCCCCAGTTGCGCTTTTAGCGAACCCGTATTTCATCAGGTACTCATGGACTATCTATCCAGAGTCAGTTAGCGTGGCAACCACTGTTGCTGCTCTCGCAGCTATCTTGAAATATATTCGAACCTCGGACGAGAAGTGGTTCTATGTGAGTATAGCCGTGGCGCTGCTTGGAATTACTAATCACTCGTGGGAGGCTATTATCGGGCTTCCATTGGTGATTGTACTTCTTTGGAGATCTGAGTGGAAGAAAATCACAACGACCACAATAGCGATCTTCTCGATGGTGGGGATGATGTTCATCGCGACAGGCTTCCAGCCGAATCCTGCAGAAACAATGAAATATGCAGTAATCAATACCGGCCCGGGTCTTCTCTGGAGCGGTGAATGGTGGTCTCGGTGGTTCCAGGTGATAAATCGATGGCCGATGCCACCGTACTTCGCCGCGCACCGACTTCATATGCTACTAGCATTCCCCACAATCGGGTTTTGGTCGTGGACTGCCCGACAAAGGGAATTAGGACCGGATGTGATGGTGGGTTGGTTAATTTCTGGACTCACAATTCCGTTTTTTCTACCTGGCGGGGTGAACCACTCATACTATCTCTGGGGATTGATGGCTCCAATGTCTTTGACAGCTGCTGCACTTGTCGGTCAGATTGTCGATAAGATTGAGCAAGAACGAACGAAAGGATCTGCTCAAGCATGCCTTCGCGTCATTGCGATATTCGCTGTGATCGTTGCTTCCGGAAGTATCGTAGTCCATGAGGGCTCTCTCGGACCCACCCAAGACGCAGTTGATAACTTTGCGTATCCCGCGAGTGGCCCAGCCGGATATACTGGCGGGGTCGCTCTCGGTCGGGAACTGAAGGCGCACGGTGTCGAGTCGCGTAGCGATGTCGTGTTCGTCGGAAACTGGTCGTACAACTCATTTAATGGGTTCTACAGGGGTGACGCTGTCCGAATACTCACGTACTCAGGAGTGCCAATGAATGGAACGTGGCACTATGGGGCGGTCCCGGGGGCACGAGAAACAAGTCCGGAATTAGTTGACTCCAAGACACAAGTCAACCGTGACCACTGTGAAGCAATGGTGATCCGATACAACAATGGGAGCACGACGGTTGACGGATGTTGA
- a CDS encoding DNA-binding protein, which produces MIDEAAEREAALRPTVEMETQAVIDTDNPAARKAGLTLEEAECIAAWEFEIARTVERADRGQGRLREACTQDVVETASRTARAAFDKRAASVDPRFDPVDPRERLAREELAAVNQEAARLEAGLANGTSRAALARQLAERVEQGRSLMSASLAVVEAEQTRPERVVDIARVGDVQSGEVSLEGEVTQLFEHTSQAIAQVGLIEDDTGTIKFTAWKRSGVDPVRVGERVRLCHVAKNWYNGRVSVSLTGWSEVEWVG; this is translated from the coding sequence GTGATCGATGAGGCGGCAGAGCGGGAAGCGGCACTGCGGCCCACAGTCGAGATGGAGACGCAGGCGGTGATCGATACGGACAACCCGGCGGCTCGGAAGGCGGGATTGACGCTGGAAGAAGCAGAATGCATTGCGGCGTGGGAGTTCGAGATCGCGCGGACGGTCGAGCGGGCAGACCGTGGTCAGGGACGGCTGCGTGAGGCGTGTACACAAGACGTTGTGGAGACGGCGTCGCGGACGGCGCGTGCGGCGTTCGATAAGCGGGCGGCGAGTGTCGACCCGCGGTTCGACCCGGTCGACCCGAGAGAGCGGTTGGCGCGCGAGGAGTTGGCGGCTGTGAATCAGGAGGCGGCACGGTTGGAGGCGGGGCTGGCGAACGGGACGTCCCGGGCGGCGCTTGCACGGCAGTTGGCCGAGCGAGTCGAGCAAGGGCGGTCACTCATGAGCGCGTCACTGGCAGTTGTGGAAGCCGAGCAAACGCGGCCCGAGCGGGTGGTCGATATCGCGCGGGTCGGAGATGTTCAATCGGGGGAAGTGAGTCTCGAAGGCGAGGTGACGCAGCTATTCGAGCACACGTCACAGGCGATCGCGCAGGTGGGACTCATCGAGGATGATACGGGGACGATCAAGTTCACTGCCTGGAAGCGCAGCGGTGTCGACCCAGTCAGGGTGGGCGAGCGGGTGCGGCTGTGTCACGTCGCGAAGAACTGGTACAATGGGCGTGTGAGCGTGTCACTGACGGGGTGGAGCGAGGTGGAGTGGGTCGGCTAA
- a CDS encoding ABC transporter ATP-binding protein: MCERTSGAEGQPRNVVWRLYTEYADDGRRYAALGTVATLVGRTVSLVPALVIGLAVDAVFLAQRPYNLPFVPADLIPADATGQLYFSVTVLVVATAVGAVASWVEDWGWSVFAQRVQRSLRVDAYDALQRQELAYFTRRRTGDLMSVLNNDVNALQTFLEDGLSATVWILATVAGIGAILVGLNPALTAITLLPIPLLAAFTLAFTRIVEPRYLGVREEIGDLNARLENSVSGIEVIKTQGGESFETERVREASESYLRASLAAIRVRITYFPGLTLISGAGFAVTFLVGGLWVLGVAPFGFSGTLTPGAFVTFVIYAQQFIWPIIRLGDVVDDYERAKTAGLRVDELLGRDAAVTDRPDAPDLTVTDGAVTFADVSFAYREQPVIRDVDVDIAGGATVGVVGPTGAGKSTLLKLLPRLYDADEGSVRIDGQDIRDVTIRSLRQSIGYVSQDPFLFYGTVAENIRYGTFDATDEEVERAAERAQAAEFVRKLPDGFDTPVGERGVKLSGGQRQRLAIARTMLKDPEILILDEATSAVDTETEALIQASLREFAADRTTFVIAHRLSTVRNAGRILVLDGGRVVDDGSHEDLLCADGLYANLWRVQVGDVQSLPAEFLERALERQSTILSDGDE, translated from the coding sequence ATGTGCGAGCGGACGTCCGGCGCCGAGGGCCAACCTAGGAATGTCGTCTGGCGGCTGTACACGGAGTACGCCGACGACGGACGCCGATACGCGGCCCTGGGGACGGTCGCGACCCTGGTCGGGCGGACCGTCAGCCTGGTTCCCGCGCTGGTGATCGGGCTAGCGGTCGACGCGGTCTTTCTCGCACAGCGACCCTACAACCTTCCCTTCGTCCCGGCCGACCTGATCCCTGCGGATGCGACGGGGCAGTTGTACTTCTCGGTCACCGTGCTGGTCGTCGCGACCGCGGTCGGCGCGGTCGCCTCTTGGGTCGAAGACTGGGGGTGGAGCGTGTTCGCCCAGCGCGTCCAGCGTTCGCTCCGTGTCGACGCCTACGACGCCCTCCAGCGCCAGGAGTTGGCGTACTTCACCCGACGGCGCACCGGCGACCTCATGTCGGTCCTGAACAACGACGTCAACGCCCTGCAGACGTTCTTGGAGGACGGCCTCAGCGCGACGGTGTGGATCCTCGCGACTGTCGCCGGCATCGGCGCGATCCTCGTCGGCTTGAATCCGGCGCTGACGGCGATCACCCTGTTGCCGATCCCCCTGCTTGCCGCGTTCACACTGGCGTTCACGCGGATCGTCGAGCCGCGGTACTTGGGTGTCCGCGAGGAGATCGGCGATCTCAACGCCCGGCTGGAAAACAGCGTCAGCGGCATCGAGGTCATCAAGACGCAGGGTGGGGAGTCCTTCGAGACCGAGCGAGTGCGCGAGGCGTCCGAGAGCTACCTCCGGGCCAGCCTGGCGGCCATCCGCGTCCGGATCACCTACTTCCCGGGACTCACACTCATCTCCGGCGCCGGGTTCGCGGTCACCTTCCTAGTCGGCGGACTGTGGGTACTCGGCGTCGCCCCGTTCGGCTTTTCGGGGACGCTCACGCCGGGCGCGTTCGTCACGTTCGTCATCTACGCCCAGCAGTTCATCTGGCCAATTATTCGGCTGGGCGACGTTGTCGACGACTACGAGCGGGCGAAAACAGCCGGCCTCCGGGTAGACGAACTACTCGGACGCGACGCGGCCGTAACCGACCGTCCCGACGCCCCCGACCTGACGGTGACGGACGGCGCCGTGACGTTCGCGGACGTCTCGTTCGCCTACCGTGAGCAACCGGTGATCCGAGACGTCGACGTCGACATCGCGGGCGGCGCGACCGTCGGGGTGGTCGGACCCACCGGCGCCGGAAAGTCGACGCTGTTGAAGCTCCTGCCGCGCCTGTACGACGCCGACGAGGGGAGCGTCCGCATCGACGGGCAGGACATCAGAGACGTCACCATTCGGAGCCTCCGGCAGTCGATCGGCTACGTGAGCCAGGACCCGTTCCTGTTCTACGGGACGGTCGCCGAGAACATCCGCTACGGCACCTTCGACGCAACGGACGAAGAGGTCGAGCGGGCCGCCGAGCGAGCACAGGCCGCCGAGTTCGTCCGGAAGCTCCCCGACGGGTTCGACACGCCCGTCGGCGAGCGCGGGGTGAAACTCTCGGGCGGCCAGCGCCAGCGGCTCGCCATCGCCCGGACGATGCTCAAAGACCCCGAGATCTTGATCCTCGACGAGGCCACTTCGGCGGTGGACACAGAGACCGAAGCACTGATCCAGGCCAGCCTACGGGAGTTCGCCGCGGACCGGACGACGTTCGTCATCGCACACCGGCTCTCGACCGTCCGCAACGCCGGCCGGATACTCGTCCTCGACGGCGGGCGGGTCGTCGACGACGGGAGCCACGAGGACCTCCTGTGTGCGGACGGCCTGTACGCGAACCTCTGGCGCGTGCAGGTCGGAGATGTCCAGTCGTTGCCGGCGGAGTTCCTCGAACGCGCCCTCGAGCGCCAGTCGACGATCCTCTCGGACGGGGATGAGTAG
- a CDS encoding phage NrS-1 polymerase family protein yields MSRTFASTADPETWSTFEEALSTATRPDVSGIGFVFTSDDPYVGVDLDDCRDPESGAFDPDAIRIVTRLQSYTEVSPSGTGVHVIARGRLPGGPRRRGGVEMYDDARFFTMTGDRVQGTPERACVRPSALRWVHASYVADDDDEGPDEAVSSRVAQVGSVSTTMDDTEVLQRAKAAKNGEKFSRLWNGSISGYESHSEADMALCCLLAFWTGGDDVQMDRLFRESGLLREKWDEVHFSDGATYGERTIERAIVRTDDLYR; encoded by the coding sequence GTGAGCAGGACGTTCGCCTCGACAGCCGACCCGGAGACGTGGAGTACGTTCGAGGAAGCCCTCTCGACAGCGACGCGCCCCGATGTCAGCGGTATTGGTTTCGTGTTCACGAGTGATGATCCGTATGTCGGCGTCGACTTGGACGACTGTCGCGATCCAGAATCCGGGGCCTTCGATCCGGATGCAATCCGTATCGTCACACGATTGCAGTCATACACGGAGGTCTCGCCGTCAGGCACGGGTGTCCACGTGATCGCACGCGGTCGACTTCCGGGTGGGCCGCGACGCCGCGGCGGCGTCGAGATGTACGACGACGCGCGCTTCTTCACGATGACCGGCGATCGAGTACAGGGAACGCCTGAGCGGGCCTGTGTCCGCCCCAGTGCGCTTCGGTGGGTCCATGCGTCGTATGTGGCGGACGACGATGACGAAGGCCCTGATGAGGCTGTGTCAAGTCGGGTTGCGCAGGTTGGCTCTGTGTCTACTACGATGGACGATACGGAGGTGCTCCAGCGTGCGAAGGCTGCGAAAAACGGTGAGAAGTTCTCCAGACTGTGGAACGGCTCAATCAGTGGATACGAAAGTCACTCTGAGGCCGACATGGCATTGTGTTGTTTGCTCGCGTTCTGGACCGGTGGCGATGACGTCCAGATGGATCGCCTCTTTCGAGAGTCTGGACTTCTTCGGGAGAAGTGGGATGAGGTTCACTTCAGTGACGGCGCGACGTACGGCGAACGAACGATCGAGCGAGCGATCGTGAGGACAGACGATTTATACAGATAA
- a CDS encoding nucleotidyltransferase domain-containing protein, producing MQDVLSVLIEEPYEEFTVSELGELVGANQATVSKAVQLLKELGPIQTRRDGRKQYVSIDRDRLTNSDPVLLIPQAEFHKPVRTFVDRVQTKISGLVGIVLFGSVARGEADRASDIDLIVFVEENKTQARQTVQSIVRDLEETKFDGNRYAFEVLVESTDSAKRIGDRLHQQFDGGITLVSSDELTTIRRRAHTDGE from the coding sequence ATGCAGGATGTCCTCTCGGTTCTTATTGAGGAGCCCTACGAAGAGTTCACCGTCAGCGAACTAGGGGAGCTAGTCGGGGCGAACCAAGCAACAGTCTCGAAAGCCGTTCAGCTCCTCAAAGAACTAGGACCGATTCAGACCCGCCGCGACGGTCGGAAACAGTACGTGAGTATCGATCGTGACCGACTCACGAATTCCGATCCAGTGCTCTTGATTCCACAAGCGGAGTTTCACAAGCCGGTTCGAACGTTCGTCGACCGCGTCCAAACGAAGATCTCCGGACTTGTCGGAATCGTTCTGTTCGGCAGCGTTGCGCGTGGAGAGGCTGACAGAGCGAGTGATATCGATCTCATCGTCTTCGTTGAAGAAAACAAGACCCAGGCTCGTCAAACCGTCCAATCAATCGTAAGGGATCTTGAAGAGACAAAGTTCGACGGAAACCGCTATGCGTTTGAGGTATTGGTTGAGTCGACCGACAGCGCGAAACGAATCGGGGATCGACTCCATCAGCAGTTCGACGGTGGAATCACGCTTGTCAGTTCCGACGAACTGACCACTATCCGACGGAGGGCCCACACAGATGGAGAATAG
- a CDS encoding VirB4 family type IV secretion system protein, which yields MIRDRLPFTGNGGGPSDEHAVETANEDTEDSKDEHEGEPSDRLSINYETNDSPLGSIESVHQSILTPSDIERTPNATRTGEQWAQTLWVSEFPDAPSDGLFEGLYSTPETRTTDISLHIEPRDTHRTLDSLENKLESLEANHEYLAEKRRAGARGVQKDLADYQELYDVLRNTSMRAFDASMYLTVRGDSADEINVDGVSNAARRSPSNLTPVTPRWAQLDSLISASPIGVDTLNQSMDTRTPMLGGALGAMFPFVAGAFAEPGIEYGTYALNESPLILDRFNRETGYCAMVIGKLGAGKSFSTKLQLLRRAMYDEDTLIVMLDPLEGFAGVNDALGGERVTIGGTRGLNPLELKATPDAILADVPDLDPWSEQISWVLTFFETFFAHIAANPLGDRTQTLRRAIQEAYERKGITRDPSTHSRASPTVRDVVGVLEDLLADPGDFGYVTAGEQESVAADAQSLLKDLRPSFRDGGDLANLAEPTELELDSDVIYLDLHQEEGTRGRSETSLMMQVLFNAVYERAKETDKRVVFVIDEAHYLMSDATSLGFLETAVRHSRHYDLSLQFITQTGGEFALTPEARTIASLCSMTLIHRVQEEAEKLAEWFGLSEREVNWVQTAKAGNDEDGYSEALLGIDEEGWFPLRVRASGFEAQVIASGMPGPAPAGVERENKPVSGSTPESGLSESLTGDDSIPRKL from the coding sequence ATGATTAGAGATAGACTGCCATTTACTGGAAACGGTGGGGGCCCGAGTGATGAACACGCTGTGGAGACGGCGAACGAAGATACCGAGGACTCGAAAGACGAGCATGAAGGCGAACCCTCGGATCGACTCTCAATCAATTACGAGACAAATGACTCCCCACTGGGGAGTATCGAGTCTGTCCACCAGTCAATCCTCACGCCCTCGGATATCGAGCGGACGCCAAATGCAACCCGAACGGGCGAACAGTGGGCGCAAACACTGTGGGTAAGTGAGTTTCCAGACGCACCGAGTGACGGGCTCTTCGAAGGACTCTATTCAACACCAGAAACGCGCACAACGGACATCTCGTTACACATCGAGCCACGTGATACGCATCGGACGCTTGACTCACTTGAGAACAAACTCGAGTCGCTGGAGGCGAATCACGAATATCTCGCAGAGAAGCGCCGCGCCGGTGCCCGTGGCGTGCAGAAAGATCTTGCCGACTACCAGGAACTGTATGATGTCCTCAGGAACACGTCGATGCGGGCGTTCGACGCCTCGATGTATCTCACCGTCCGGGGTGACTCGGCTGATGAGATCAACGTCGACGGCGTGAGTAACGCTGCGCGACGCTCCCCATCGAATCTCACGCCGGTGACGCCGCGGTGGGCACAACTCGACTCACTCATCTCGGCGAGTCCAATCGGCGTGGACACGCTCAACCAGTCGATGGATACCCGGACGCCCATGCTCGGTGGCGCACTGGGTGCGATGTTCCCGTTCGTCGCCGGCGCGTTCGCCGAGCCCGGGATCGAGTACGGGACGTATGCCCTGAACGAAAGCCCGCTTATTCTCGATCGGTTCAATCGCGAGACAGGCTACTGTGCGATGGTCATCGGAAAGCTCGGTGCGGGCAAGTCCTTCTCGACAAAGCTCCAGCTGCTCCGTCGGGCGATGTACGATGAGGACACACTCATCGTCATGCTCGATCCACTGGAGGGCTTCGCGGGCGTGAACGACGCGCTCGGCGGCGAGCGTGTGACTATCGGCGGGACGCGCGGGCTGAATCCGCTTGAGCTGAAGGCGACGCCCGACGCGATCCTTGCGGACGTCCCTGACCTCGATCCGTGGTCTGAGCAGATCTCGTGGGTGCTCACCTTCTTCGAGACGTTCTTCGCACACATCGCGGCGAATCCGCTCGGTGACCGAACACAGACGCTTCGGCGGGCGATCCAAGAGGCGTACGAGCGCAAGGGAATCACACGTGATCCGTCGACGCACTCGCGTGCATCGCCGACCGTCCGTGATGTGGTCGGTGTGCTTGAGGACCTGCTCGCAGACCCGGGTGACTTCGGGTATGTGACTGCAGGTGAGCAAGAGAGCGTCGCTGCGGACGCACAATCGCTGTTGAAGGACCTTCGTCCCTCGTTCCGCGACGGTGGCGACCTCGCGAACCTCGCCGAGCCGACCGAGCTCGAACTCGACTCGGACGTGATCTACCTCGACTTACACCAAGAGGAGGGTACCCGCGGACGCTCGGAGACGAGCCTCATGATGCAGGTACTATTCAACGCGGTGTATGAACGCGCGAAGGAGACCGACAAGCGCGTCGTGTTCGTCATCGACGAAGCGCACTACCTGATGTCGGATGCGACCTCACTCGGGTTTCTGGAGACGGCCGTACGTCACAGCAGGCACTACGACCTGTCGCTGCAGTTTATCACGCAAACTGGTGGTGAATTCGCCTTGACACCGGAGGCGCGGACGATCGCGAGCCTCTGCTCGATGACACTCATCCACCGTGTGCAAGAGGAGGCTGAGAAGCTCGCCGAGTGGTTCGGGTTGAGCGAACGCGAGGTGAACTGGGTGCAGACGGCAAAAGCTGGGAATGATGAAGACGGGTATTCAGAGGCGTTACTCGGTATCGACGAGGAAGGGTGGTTCCCGCTTCGCGTGCGGGCCAGTGGGTTCGAAGCGCAGGTGATCGCGAGTGGAATGCCAGGACCTGCACCTGCTGGAGTCGAGCGTGAGAACAAGCCTGTGTCTGGATCGACGCCAGAGAGCGGTCTATCGGAGTCCCTGACGGGTGATGACTCGATCCCTCGGAAGTTGTGA